One genomic region from Parerythrobacter aestuarii encodes:
- a CDS encoding glycoside hydrolase family 15 protein, which produces MAEPVTADLELWPIGNCQVSGLIDRTGALVWGCVPRVDGDPVFCALLNGDTRDKGIWRFELEGQVSASQHYIRNTPILITRLEAEDGSVVEVLDFCPRYEGKGRMYRPVAFGRIVRPIAGNPRIKVVLRPMKNYGAQTVETTNGTNHIRYLVGPQALRLSTDAPVGYVLEQRTFRVEDDLHFFLGPDEPFVGNLREEIRRMEQSTRKYWQQWVRGLATPFEWQDEVIRCAIVLKLCQHEETGAIVAALTTSIPEAAHSERNWDYRYCWIRDSYYTVQALNRLGALDVLEKYLGYLRNIVDGAKGGQIQPLYSVMGESELDELTAAHLAGYRGMGPVRRGNAAYKQVQHDCYGQIVLPTVQGFIDRRLLRIADDRDFESLEQVGEMAWQMHDQPDAGLWEFRTRQEVHTYSAVMSWAACDRLAGTAERLGKPERAKLWRERADAIRAKIETEAWVEGDGNGSTGHYKASFQTDYLDASLLQMIDLRFLQPSDPRFQSTFAAIEKELRRGEHMLRYATEDDFGAPETAFNVCTFWLIEALHLAGRSEEARGLFCTMLQHRTGSGMLSEDLDWESGELWGNFPQTYSLVGIINCAGLLSRPWSEVR; this is translated from the coding sequence ATGGCTGAACCTGTGACTGCAGACCTTGAACTTTGGCCTATCGGCAATTGCCAGGTCTCAGGCTTGATCGACCGCACTGGGGCGCTGGTGTGGGGCTGTGTCCCCCGGGTCGATGGCGATCCGGTGTTCTGTGCACTGCTCAATGGCGATACACGAGACAAGGGCATCTGGCGCTTCGAGCTGGAGGGGCAGGTCTCCGCCAGCCAGCACTACATCCGCAACACGCCGATCCTGATCACCCGGCTGGAGGCCGAAGACGGCAGCGTGGTGGAGGTGCTCGACTTCTGTCCGCGCTATGAAGGCAAGGGGCGGATGTACCGCCCGGTCGCCTTCGGCCGGATCGTGCGCCCGATTGCCGGCAATCCGCGCATCAAGGTCGTGCTGCGGCCTATGAAGAACTACGGCGCGCAGACGGTCGAGACGACCAACGGCACCAACCATATTCGCTACCTAGTCGGACCACAGGCATTGCGGCTCAGCACCGATGCGCCAGTCGGCTATGTGCTCGAACAGCGTACATTCCGGGTCGAGGACGATTTGCATTTCTTCCTCGGGCCGGACGAACCATTTGTCGGGAACCTGCGCGAAGAAATCCGGCGGATGGAGCAATCGACCCGCAAGTACTGGCAGCAATGGGTGCGCGGGCTCGCCACCCCGTTCGAATGGCAGGACGAGGTCATCCGCTGCGCCATTGTGCTCAAGCTGTGCCAACATGAGGAAACCGGGGCCATTGTCGCTGCGCTGACGACCTCGATCCCCGAGGCCGCGCATTCGGAGCGCAACTGGGACTACCGCTACTGCTGGATTCGCGATTCCTATTACACCGTGCAGGCGCTCAACCGGCTGGGTGCGCTGGATGTGCTCGAGAAATACCTCGGCTACCTCAGGAATATCGTCGACGGTGCCAAGGGCGGGCAGATCCAGCCGCTCTATTCGGTGATGGGCGAAAGCGAGCTTGATGAGCTCACTGCCGCACATCTTGCCGGCTATCGCGGCATGGGCCCGGTGCGGCGCGGGAATGCCGCCTACAAGCAGGTGCAGCACGATTGCTACGGCCAGATCGTGTTGCCCACTGTGCAGGGCTTTATCGATCGGCGCTTGCTGCGGATTGCCGACGATCGCGATTTCGAAAGCCTCGAACAGGTCGGCGAAATGGCGTGGCAGATGCACGACCAGCCCGACGCCGGGCTATGGGAATTCCGCACGCGGCAGGAAGTACACACCTATTCCGCTGTAATGAGTTGGGCGGCTTGCGATCGATTGGCCGGGACCGCCGAACGCCTCGGCAAGCCAGAACGCGCCAAGCTGTGGCGCGAACGGGCCGATGCCATCAGGGCGAAGATCGAGACCGAAGCCTGGGTCGAAGGCGACGGGAATGGCAGTACGGGACACTACAAGGCCAGCTTCCAAACCGATTATCTCGATGCCAGCCTGCTGCAGATGATCGACCTGCGCTTCCTGCAACCCAGCGATCCGCGCTTCCAGTCGACCTTCGCTGCTATCGAAAAGGAACTGCGCCGCGGCGAGCACATGCTGCGCTATGCAACGGAAGACGATTTCGGTGCGCCGGAGACTGCTTTCAACGTCTGCACTTTCTGGCTTATCGAAGCCTTGCACCTGGCTGGTCGCAGCGAGGAAGCGCGCGGATTGTTCTGCACCATGCTCCAGCATCGCACCGGTTCGGGCATGCTCAGCGAGGATCTCGATTGGGAGAGCGGCGAGCTATGGGGGAACTTCCCGCAGACCTACTCGCTGGTAGGCATAATCAACTGTGCCGGGCTGCTGTCCCGACCCTGGAGCGAAGTGAGGTGA
- the otsB gene encoding trehalose-phosphatase: MLQRSTLPPPPPLAELERAALFLDFDGTLVEIAEGPDAINVGEGLGARLEALAGRLGGRLALVSGRSIDNLTQFLGQLSLHLAGSHGGHVQSHDGEELQEAEPLPPAIGESLGQFAQAHGLLYERKSHGAALHYRGKPDLEGEAHRFAGELAEEHGLATKSGKCVIELVRPGADKGGAVRLLMERNPFAGTTPIFIGDDVTDEDGFAACHALGGFGILVGDRPETAARYQLSTVKDVHAWLNL; this comes from the coding sequence ATGTTGCAGCGCAGCACTCTCCCGCCGCCTCCGCCGCTCGCCGAGCTGGAGCGGGCGGCGTTGTTCCTCGATTTCGACGGGACGCTGGTGGAGATTGCCGAAGGGCCGGATGCTATCAACGTGGGTGAGGGGCTGGGTGCCCGACTGGAAGCGCTGGCTGGCAGGTTGGGGGGACGGCTGGCGCTGGTTTCCGGGCGCAGCATCGACAATTTGACTCAGTTCCTCGGACAGCTCTCGCTGCATCTCGCCGGATCGCATGGCGGGCATGTGCAGTCGCATGATGGCGAGGAGTTGCAAGAGGCGGAGCCTTTGCCGCCGGCAATCGGCGAAAGCCTTGGCCAGTTCGCGCAGGCTCATGGCCTCCTCTACGAACGCAAGTCGCATGGAGCCGCGCTGCATTATCGCGGCAAACCCGATCTCGAAGGGGAAGCGCATCGTTTCGCGGGCGAGCTGGCGGAGGAGCATGGCCTCGCCACCAAGTCCGGCAAATGCGTGATCGAGCTCGTCCGGCCGGGTGCCGACAAGGGGGGAGCGGTGCGATTGCTGATGGAGCGGAATCCTTTTGCGGGCACGACGCCGATCTTCATTGGCGACGATGTGACTGATGAAGACGGCTTTGCCGCCTGCCATGCGCTTGGCGGGTTCGGTATCCTGGTTGGCGACCGCCCTGAAACCGCTGCCCGCTACCAACTCTCCACCGTGAAAGACGTTCATGCATGGCTGAACCTGTGA
- a CDS encoding acyl-CoA dehydrogenase family protein: MSENQAQLVEMAERLFAELRGLPFEQAWPRIEEAGFGLMMIPEEDGGFGGDFRDLGAVMRLAGMHALSAPLGEHILARHVLHQAGVEAPDGMLSLAEKHGARVPWGRFAAGVVVEHDEAALLVSGAIEEGSNPAGEPRDGLRYEIDQATPLGPAYPLFDWVAWLRVCQTAGALDAALALAIEHCSQRTQFGRPLSKFQAVQQSIALIACEAAAVNCAAQGAARALDYGGARFEVGAAKLRANRAIGTGTALAHQVHGAIGFTREYPLNELTRRMMGWRSEGGTDAYWSLWLGRHVSMMHSVEMWDQLTLRSDLMNQDLI, from the coding sequence ATGAGCGAGAACCAGGCCCAACTGGTCGAGATGGCCGAACGCCTGTTCGCTGAGCTGCGCGGACTGCCTTTCGAGCAGGCGTGGCCGCGCATCGAGGAGGCCGGGTTCGGGCTGATGATGATCCCCGAGGAAGACGGCGGATTCGGGGGCGATTTCCGTGACCTCGGCGCGGTCATGCGGCTCGCCGGGATGCATGCGCTGTCAGCGCCGCTGGGCGAACATATCCTAGCGCGGCATGTCCTGCACCAGGCCGGCGTCGAAGCACCCGACGGGATGCTGTCGCTGGCGGAAAAGCATGGCGCGCGGGTGCCGTGGGGCCGTTTTGCCGCCGGAGTGGTAGTCGAGCATGACGAGGCTGCGCTGCTCGTCAGCGGCGCGATCGAAGAAGGCAGCAATCCGGCTGGAGAGCCGCGCGATGGCCTGCGCTACGAGATTGATCAGGCTACGCCGCTCGGACCGGCGTATCCGTTGTTCGACTGGGTAGCCTGGCTGCGGGTGTGCCAGACCGCCGGAGCGCTCGATGCCGCGTTGGCGCTGGCGATCGAGCATTGCAGCCAGCGCACCCAGTTCGGGCGACCCTTGTCGAAATTCCAGGCCGTGCAGCAAAGTATTGCCCTGATCGCGTGCGAGGCAGCGGCGGTGAATTGCGCGGCGCAAGGCGCGGCACGGGCGCTCGACTATGGCGGCGCGCGGTTCGAAGTGGGGGCTGCCAAACTGCGCGCCAACCGGGCGATCGGCACGGGTACGGCGCTGGCGCACCAGGTCCACGGTGCCATCGGCTTCACCCGCGAATATCCGCTCAACGAGTTGACCCGGCGCATGATGGGCTGGCGCAGCGAGGGTGGCACCGATGCCTACTGGAGCCTGTGGCTGGGCCGCCATGTCAGCATGATGCATTCGGTCGAGATGTGGGACCAGCTCACTCTGCGGTCCGATCTGATGAATCAAGACCTCATTTGA
- a CDS encoding DUF11 domain-containing protein — translation MSALRIVFAATLALLANFAIRPEVAYAQTTVTADWTSLGKVNMSAVSDGTTLNLGVNTLTVNTAVVTDGDSNDANFTNYYSTQMLAYYTGQIGSQTGTLIYSMDHSVFDAGDYFQTTYTLGSAVTNLRFTVANVDRYLANPYFHDAVVIEYDTGSGSWQNLRNLGGSYTLGSAVGTTTINGQAGFHGTNYSGGITSTTGNIAVNFGTTTVKRVRIRYLFGQGSPGSNPSGDYQYIGLSDFTWQQSGINTSDLSVTKSVSNTAPTIGSTVSYTVRVTNSGPQTASSVTVSDILPDGFTFVSATGTGTYNSSTGLWNVGSISSGVTRTLTITGTVAAPAGVTVTNIAYVASSSSYDPDSSPGNSLSTEDDYASAAFTVQGTRTAGTPPTLSCPRGSTLFDWDTRSWTAGSLSNSYTLGNIGTLDFTLSSSGTWVSDPTFGGQSPTLSAANTGGQATPGNSLHQYLDFADIYQTATTSIALSTAVPGLQFTVFDIDYAANDFADRLTVVGSYQGTTVYPTLTNGVVNYVIGNTAVGDGGSAETSSDGNVVVTFTQAVDAITIIYGNANTAPSDPDGQAIAIHDITFCNPYADLSVTKISSVSSDPVNGATNPKAIPGALIDYLITVSNAGISPADTDTVVITDAGPANAKICFDANGTGLPVAFTDGSPVSGLTYNYVALGNTADDLEFSSDGGTSWTYAPTADADGCDTNITHIRLTPSGKFKASTSFTLRTRYMVE, via the coding sequence ATGAGCGCGCTGAGAATTGTCTTCGCCGCCACCTTGGCGTTGCTCGCGAATTTCGCGATCCGGCCTGAGGTTGCATACGCTCAGACCACCGTCACGGCTGACTGGACTTCGCTGGGCAAGGTCAACATGTCGGCGGTCAGCGACGGCACTACGCTGAACCTCGGTGTGAACACGCTGACGGTCAACACAGCGGTCGTGACCGATGGCGACAGCAACGACGCCAATTTCACGAACTACTATTCGACTCAGATGCTGGCCTACTACACTGGCCAGATCGGCAGCCAGACCGGCACGCTGATCTACAGCATGGACCATTCCGTCTTCGATGCGGGTGACTATTTCCAAACGACTTACACGCTCGGCAGTGCCGTAACGAACTTGCGTTTCACCGTGGCCAATGTCGACCGGTACCTTGCCAATCCCTATTTCCATGATGCTGTGGTGATCGAATACGATACCGGGAGCGGGAGCTGGCAGAACCTGCGCAACCTTGGGGGCTCCTATACGCTTGGCAGCGCGGTTGGTACGACGACGATCAACGGACAGGCGGGCTTCCACGGCACCAACTACTCGGGCGGCATCACCAGCACCACGGGCAATATCGCGGTCAATTTCGGCACGACCACGGTGAAGCGGGTGCGCATCCGCTACCTGTTCGGCCAGGGCAGCCCGGGCAGCAATCCTTCCGGTGACTACCAATATATCGGCTTGTCCGACTTCACCTGGCAGCAGAGCGGTATCAACACTTCAGATCTCTCGGTAACCAAGAGTGTCAGCAACACCGCGCCGACAATCGGCTCGACGGTAAGTTACACGGTACGCGTGACCAACTCCGGGCCGCAAACCGCATCCAGCGTGACGGTCAGCGACATCCTGCCCGATGGATTTACCTTCGTTTCCGCGACTGGAACGGGGACCTACAACAGCTCGACCGGCCTATGGAATGTAGGTTCCATCTCTTCGGGGGTCACTCGAACACTGACCATAACAGGCACAGTCGCAGCTCCAGCAGGCGTGACTGTCACTAACATTGCCTATGTAGCGTCCAGTTCGAGCTACGATCCCGATTCCTCGCCTGGAAACTCGCTCTCTACCGAGGATGACTACGCTTCGGCTGCCTTCACCGTGCAGGGCACGCGAACGGCTGGAACCCCGCCCACGCTCTCCTGCCCGCGCGGCTCGACCCTGTTCGATTGGGACACCCGCAGCTGGACCGCTGGCTCGCTCAGCAATTCCTACACGCTAGGTAATATCGGCACGCTCGACTTCACCCTTTCGTCCAGCGGCACGTGGGTAAGCGACCCGACTTTTGGCGGCCAGTCGCCGACGCTCAGCGCCGCCAACACCGGCGGCCAGGCAACGCCTGGGAATTCGCTGCACCAGTACCTGGATTTCGCTGACATCTATCAAACGGCAACCACGAGCATTGCCCTCTCGACGGCGGTTCCGGGCCTGCAGTTCACGGTGTTCGATATCGACTATGCCGCGAATGACTTCGCCGACAGGTTGACGGTGGTCGGCAGCTACCAGGGGACCACCGTCTACCCCACGCTGACAAATGGCGTGGTCAACTATGTGATCGGCAACACTGCCGTAGGTGACGGTGGCTCAGCTGAAACCTCGAGTGACGGCAACGTGGTAGTGACCTTTACGCAGGCGGTCGACGCCATCACCATCATCTATGGCAACGCCAATACTGCCCCCTCTGATCCAGACGGGCAGGCAATCGCCATCCACGACATTACCTTCTGCAATCCCTATGCGGATCTGTCTGTCACCAAGATCAGCTCGGTCTCTTCGGATCCGGTTAATGGTGCGACCAATCCCAAAGCGATTCCGGGCGCACTGATCGATTACCTGATCACGGTCTCCAACGCCGGCATCTCGCCTGCGGATACCGATACGGTAGTGATCACCGATGCCGGCCCGGCCAATGCCAAGATCTGCTTCGATGCCAATGGCACCGGCCTGCCGGTTGCCTTTACCGACGGGTCTCCCGTCTCAGGACTGACCTACAATTATGTCGCGCTCGGCAATACTGCAGACGATCTGGAGTTTTCCAGTGACGGTGGCACCAGCTGGACCTACGCCCCTACCGCCGACGCCGATGGCTGCGACACCAACATAACCCACATTCGCCTCACGCCTTCGGGTAAGTTCAAGGCGAGCACCAGTTTCACGCTGCGCACCCGCTACATGGTTGAGTAA
- a CDS encoding glycine C-acetyltransferase, whose translation MSTAFYEHLAAELDSIEEQGLTKHEQQITSPQSGTVELGDREVVNLCANNYLGLADHPEILAASRAALDEYGFGMASVRFICGTQDQHKELEASISDFVGFEDTILYPSCFDANGGLFETLLGPEDAIISDALNHASIIDGVRLSKAKRYRYSNNDMGELEQCLKDADAAGARFKLITTDGVFSMDGFIARLDEICNLAEKYDALVHFDDCHATGFLGENGRGTHEYRGCMDRVDITTGTLGKALGGASGGYTSARKEVVGLLRQRSRPYLFSNSVAPPVVAGSIKALELARRGEQRATLWDNTAYFRGKLEEAGFDVLPGEHPIIPIMLYDAKKAADFAAGARAAGIYVTAFSFPVVPRGQARIRTQMSSAITREEIDRAVDVFATVAKQVG comes from the coding sequence ATGAGCACCGCATTCTACGAGCACCTGGCCGCTGAACTCGATTCGATCGAGGAACAGGGCCTGACCAAGCACGAACAACAGATCACTTCGCCTCAGAGCGGAACGGTGGAACTGGGCGACCGCGAGGTCGTGAACCTGTGCGCCAACAACTACCTCGGCCTTGCCGACCATCCCGAAATCCTCGCCGCCAGCCGCGCCGCACTCGACGAATACGGTTTCGGCATGGCCTCGGTTCGCTTCATCTGCGGCACGCAGGACCAGCACAAGGAGCTGGAAGCGAGCATCTCCGACTTCGTGGGGTTTGAGGACACGATCCTCTACCCCTCCTGCTTCGATGCCAATGGAGGGCTGTTTGAGACACTTCTGGGGCCGGAAGACGCGATCATTTCCGATGCGCTCAACCATGCCAGCATCATCGATGGCGTTCGCCTCAGCAAGGCAAAGCGCTATCGCTATTCCAACAATGACATGGGCGAGCTGGAACAATGCCTGAAAGATGCTGATGCGGCGGGTGCCCGTTTCAAACTCATCACTACCGATGGCGTGTTCTCCATGGACGGCTTTATCGCCCGGCTCGATGAGATCTGCAACCTGGCAGAGAAATACGACGCGCTGGTCCACTTCGACGATTGCCACGCTACCGGCTTCCTGGGCGAGAACGGCCGCGGGACGCACGAATATCGTGGCTGCATGGATAGGGTCGACATCACCACCGGCACGCTAGGCAAAGCGCTCGGCGGGGCGAGCGGCGGCTACACCAGCGCGCGCAAGGAAGTGGTCGGCCTGCTGCGCCAGCGCTCGCGGCCCTACCTGTTTTCGAACTCGGTCGCCCCGCCAGTGGTCGCCGGGTCGATCAAGGCGCTCGAACTCGCCCGCCGCGGCGAGCAACGTGCAACCTTGTGGGACAACACTGCCTACTTCCGTGGCAAGCTGGAAGAAGCCGGCTTCGACGTCCTGCCCGGCGAGCACCCGATCATCCCGATCATGCTCTACGATGCCAAGAAAGCGGCCGATTTCGCGGCTGGCGCGCGGGCAGCCGGGATCTATGTCACCGCCTTCTCGTTCCCGGTCGTACCCAGGGGTCAGGCTCGCATTCGCACTCAGATGTCCTCGGCCATAACCCGCGAGGAGATCGATCGCGCAGTGGATGTGTTTGCAACGGTCGCGAAGCAGGTTGGCTAG
- a CDS encoding acyl-CoA dehydrogenase family protein — protein MQTFVIHPFETPPDAIGWRKRVRATVSDFIRHQAPEKLANCWSVADPECSRAMGQAGLVGMLWPEQYGGHERDPLERYIVLEEVLAAGAPVGAHWIADRQTGPLLLRYGTEAQREKYLPGMAAGELYACIGLSEPNAGSDLAAVRTTARKTDKGWLINGQKIWTSGAHYAHVMLALVRSEEGSERQQGLSQFLIDLDTPGITIRPIMDMFGTAEFNEVFFEDVLVPHEALVGVEGEGWKQATAELALERSGPERYLSSHALLAALINELNPSYPPEIVGLVGKLWADMWTLRQMSMSVAAKLASGQDPTVEAAIVKDLGNSYEQEMPVAVQAVLECDLANDRPIERILSLLLQTSPSFSLRGGTREIMRGIIARGLGLR, from the coding sequence GTGCAGACTTTTGTCATCCATCCCTTCGAAACGCCGCCCGATGCAATCGGCTGGCGCAAGCGGGTGCGCGCCACGGTGAGCGATTTCATTCGTCACCAGGCGCCCGAAAAGCTGGCCAATTGCTGGTCGGTCGCCGATCCGGAATGCTCGCGTGCGATGGGGCAGGCGGGGCTGGTCGGCATGCTGTGGCCGGAGCAGTATGGCGGGCATGAGCGCGACCCGCTGGAGCGCTACATCGTGCTGGAGGAAGTGCTGGCCGCCGGAGCGCCGGTCGGGGCGCACTGGATCGCCGACCGCCAGACCGGCCCGCTGCTGCTGCGTTATGGTACCGAGGCGCAGCGGGAGAAATACCTGCCCGGCATGGCGGCGGGCGAGCTATACGCCTGCATAGGCCTGTCCGAACCCAATGCTGGCTCGGATCTTGCGGCAGTGCGCACGACCGCTCGCAAGACCGACAAGGGTTGGCTCATCAACGGGCAGAAGATCTGGACCAGCGGTGCGCATTATGCCCATGTCATGCTGGCTCTGGTCCGCAGCGAGGAAGGCAGCGAGCGGCAGCAGGGGCTGAGCCAGTTCCTGATCGATCTCGACACGCCCGGCATCACTATCCGCCCGATCATGGACATGTTCGGGACTGCCGAATTCAACGAGGTCTTTTTTGAAGACGTTCTGGTCCCGCATGAGGCCTTGGTGGGGGTCGAGGGCGAGGGCTGGAAACAAGCCACCGCGGAGCTGGCGCTGGAGCGCTCGGGCCCCGAGCGCTATCTTTCCAGTCACGCCCTGCTGGCGGCGCTGATCAACGAGCTCAATCCCAGCTACCCGCCCGAGATTGTGGGCCTTGTCGGCAAGCTGTGGGCCGACATGTGGACCTTGCGGCAGATGTCGATGTCGGTCGCGGCCAAGCTGGCCAGCGGGCAGGACCCGACAGTGGAAGCGGCCATCGTCAAGGACCTGGGCAATAGCTACGAGCAGGAAATGCCGGTAGCAGTGCAGGCGGTGCTTGAATGCGACCTTGCGAACGACCGCCCAATCGAGCGGATACTTTCGCTATTGTTGCAAACCTCTCCGAGCTTTTCGCTGCGCGGCGGGACCAGGGAAATCATGCGCGGGATCATTGCCCGGGGGCTGGGCCTCAGATGA
- the tdh gene encoding L-threonine 3-dehydrogenase: MKALVKAKAEKGLWLQDVPEPDIGPNDVKVKILRTAICGTDMHIWNWDEWAQRTIPVPMVVGHEFVGKIVAFGDNVSGFEIGQIVSGEGHVVCGRCRNCMAGRRHMCADAQGIGVNRSGAFAEYLVLPAANLWVHNQDIDLDIASIFDPFGNAVHTALQFDVLGEDVLVVGAGPIGIMAAAVCRHAGARHIVVSDLNEDRLALAARMGATATVNPTKRDIKDIQKELGMSEGFDVGLEMSGSQPGFASLIDNMAHGGRVAILGLPAEKPTIDMDKVIFSMLTLKGVYGREIFETWYKMSVFIQSGLDLSPIITHRLPVDRFEEGFAAMASGEACKVVLNWEE, encoded by the coding sequence GTGAAGGCACTGGTCAAGGCGAAGGCTGAAAAAGGCCTATGGTTGCAGGATGTCCCTGAACCCGACATCGGCCCCAATGACGTCAAGGTGAAGATCCTGCGCACCGCGATCTGCGGCACCGACATGCATATCTGGAACTGGGACGAATGGGCCCAGCGAACCATCCCCGTGCCCATGGTGGTGGGCCACGAATTCGTCGGCAAGATCGTCGCGTTCGGCGACAATGTCTCCGGTTTCGAGATCGGCCAGATCGTCTCGGGCGAAGGCCATGTCGTGTGCGGCCGGTGCCGCAATTGCATGGCCGGCCGCCGCCACATGTGCGCCGATGCGCAGGGAATCGGGGTCAATCGCTCGGGTGCATTTGCCGAGTATCTGGTGCTTCCCGCAGCTAATCTTTGGGTTCATAATCAAGATATTGATCTCGATATTGCAAGTATTTTCGACCCTTTCGGCAATGCCGTGCACACCGCATTGCAATTCGACGTTCTGGGCGAAGACGTGCTGGTCGTCGGAGCCGGCCCGATCGGCATCATGGCCGCAGCCGTCTGCCGACATGCCGGGGCGCGCCATATTGTCGTCAGCGACCTCAACGAGGATCGCCTCGCCCTCGCCGCCCGCATGGGGGCGACAGCGACCGTCAACCCCACCAAGCGCGACATCAAGGATATCCAGAAAGAGCTCGGCATGAGCGAAGGCTTCGATGTCGGGCTTGAGATGTCCGGCTCGCAACCCGGCTTCGCTTCGCTGATCGACAACATGGCGCACGGTGGGCGCGTGGCGATACTCGGCCTGCCGGCAGAGAAGCCGACCATCGACATGGACAAGGTCATCTTCAGCATGCTGACGCTCAAGGGCGTCTACGGCCGCGAAATCTTCGAGACCTGGTACAAGATGTCGGTCTTCATCCAGTCCGGGCTGGACCTGTCACCGATCATCACTCACCGCCTGCCGGTCGACCGCTTCGAGGAAGGCTTTGCCGCCATGGCGTCAGGCGAAGCCTGCAAGGTCGTGCTGAACTGGGAGGAATAA
- a CDS encoding crotonase/enoyl-CoA hydratase family protein, with amino-acid sequence MGDFVKLEERGKVAIMTLNSPETLNAIGTQEDCEDVIAALHAIGDDTGVSCAILTGTGKGFSAGGNIKAMKEKSGIGPRDKPDETRSNYRRGVQRITRAFMDCEVPLIAAVNGHAVGLGCDLACLCDIRLAAESAKFSASFIKVGIVPGDGGAWSLQRVVGYSQAAEMFLTGDRYSAEEAKGFGLVSRVVPDAELLDASLEIAERIAANPARSLRLTKRLLREAQHSRMSDILELSAAYQALAHTTDDHAEAVDAFMEKRPPNFTGG; translated from the coding sequence ATGGGCGATTTCGTAAAGCTGGAAGAACGCGGCAAGGTCGCGATCATGACGCTCAACAGCCCGGAAACGCTCAATGCCATTGGCACGCAGGAGGATTGCGAGGATGTGATCGCCGCACTCCACGCCATCGGGGACGACACGGGCGTTTCCTGCGCCATCCTAACCGGTACCGGCAAGGGCTTCAGCGCAGGCGGCAATATCAAGGCAATGAAGGAAAAGAGCGGGATCGGCCCGCGCGACAAGCCCGATGAGACCCGCAGCAACTATCGCCGCGGGGTCCAGCGCATAACCCGCGCTTTCATGGATTGCGAGGTCCCGCTGATCGCGGCGGTCAATGGCCATGCCGTCGGCCTCGGCTGCGACCTCGCCTGCCTGTGCGATATTCGCTTGGCGGCAGAAAGCGCCAAATTCTCCGCCAGCTTCATCAAGGTCGGGATTGTCCCGGGCGATGGCGGTGCCTGGTCGCTGCAGCGCGTGGTCGGTTATTCGCAGGCAGCTGAAATGTTCCTTACGGGGGATCGCTATTCGGCCGAAGAGGCGAAGGGCTTCGGCCTCGTCAGCCGGGTGGTGCCCGATGCGGAACTCCTCGACGCCTCGCTGGAGATCGCGGAACGCATCGCCGCCAACCCGGCCCGCTCGCTGCGACTCACCAAGCGGCTCCTGCGCGAGGCGCAGCACAGCCGCATGTCGGATATTCTCGAGCTATCGGCTGCCTACCAGGCGCTCGCCCACACGACCGACGACCACGCCGAAGCGGTCGATGCCTTTATGGAAAAACGCCCGCCCAATTTCACCGGCGGTTAG